In the Phycisphaerales bacterium genome, CGCAGTCCACGGCGGCCCGACAGACTGATCTCATGGCGGCGGTGGTTGGCGGAAGCGGGGCCGAGCGGCTGGCTCGCTCGCTGGGCGTAACAACCTGCGACCGCCTCGCGCCGCTGGGCGGGAGGCCCTGGATGAGCCTGGGGCCGCTGCGGCGGTACGTCGCAGCCGTGGCGCCGGTCGATCTCATCCACTGCTGGTCGCTCGCGACGCTGGGCATGGCGATGGCGGCGGCGCCGGGCGTGCTTCGCGTGCTCACCCTGACGACAGAACCGATCAGCCGCGAGCAGGGACAGTGGCTGCGCGTGCTGAGCACCGCTGGCCGGGCGCCGGTCACCATCCTCACCGCCAGCAGCAGCATCAAACGAGCCTGGGCTCACGCCGGCGTCGAGCCGTCGCTCATGCACGTGCTGCGGCCGGGCCTCGACCTCGCGCGGCTGCAGCAGGGCGATCGGACCTGCCTGCGGCGAGAATGGGACATTCGATCTGACCGGACTGTGGTGGTTCTTGCGACGGCGCAGCATGACGCGTGCGTCGATGCATCGCGCATCGCCTCCATCCAGGCGTGCAGCGCTCTGAGCGGGCTCAATGTGTGCTTTGTCGTGCCCGCCGGCGCCTCGCGCCGGTCGATGGCGCGCTCGCTCGTCATGGGAGGCGGCTCACCTGACCGGCTCATCTTCGATGCGCGGGCCGCGCTTCCCTGGGAAGTTGTCGCGGGCGCTGACCTGATGCTGCACCTCGGCGATGACACGCAATCGGCATTGGTCGAGCAGCCCGCGCAGCGCGGACCCGAGCCCGCCCGGCGGGCCCTGGCCGCAGCGCGAGCGCTTCTGGCCGCACCGCCGAGCGCGAGGCCGGGCCAGGTGCTGGGAGTGCTGCCGATGCTCTGGGCGGCAGCGGCTGGCAAGGCGGTCATCGCAGAAGCCGGTTATGCCGTGGCCGAGGTCGTCGAGAACGGCAAAACGGCGCTGGTCGTCAAGCCCGGCAACAACGGCGCCATCGTGCAACGCCTGCGCGAACTCATCGACGACCCGCAGAAGAACTGGTCGCTGCGCGACACCGCCCGCTCCGAAGCGTTCTCTTTCTTCTCGTGCAGCAGGTACGCCGAGAATCTCGTGATGGCCTACGAGCAGATCCTCAGCAGCCAGCCGGTGGAGATCCCGGCGCTGCCGATGACCGGCGGGCTGGCGTTCGCGGGCAGAAGATGAGTCGGCACGATCACTGAGTCGGCGGCAGGGCGGACTGAATGAACGCCTTGAGGTCATCGCGGAGCTTGCTCAGTGACGGCTCGTGGATGTACATCATGTGCCCGGACTCGTAGTAACCCATGCTGACGTTGCCCTTGAGCGACGGATCGAGCGCCAAGTGGTTGAACGTGTGCTCGGTGGCGAAGTAGGGCGTGGCGAGGTCGTAGTAGCCGTTGGCGACGTAGACACGCAGCGCGGGGTTCTGCGCCATCGCGCCGCGCAGAGTCTCCGCCACGTCGAGATACTCATTCGTCGAGCGGCGGTAGCTCCACGGATGCACGCGGCCGGTGAGGATCTCGTACGGCAGGTCATTCTCGTAACCGAGGTCCGTGCGGACGTAGGAATTGAGCGCGGCGCTGTACGGCCCCTGGATGGCGGCGTAACTCGGGTCGTATTCATACGAGTCGCCGGCGGCGTCGCGATCGATGCCGACAAAGCGGCTGTCGAGCCGGCCGACGGTGCGGCGCTCGTCGCGGCGGAGTTCCTTGACGAAGCGGCCGATGTCCGGCCGCAGGTTGCACCGCTCGATGAATTCCTGCGATACGCCGCAGTACCGCGCCACCTTCGCGGCGATCTTCGACTGCTCCTCCTTGCTGAGCCGGTCGCCCATGAGCAGGGCGCTGGCGTACTCGCCCAGCGCAAAGGCTTCAACTTCATCGAGCGTCTGCCGCAAGTTGCGCTGGAGCATGTCGTCGAGCCGG is a window encoding:
- a CDS encoding glycosyltransferase; its protein translation is MPSAARPYRPRVLHLIDPHGPMVGPCATAMLGDLAQSTAARQTDLMAAVVGGSGAERLARSLGVTTCDRLAPLGGRPWMSLGPLRRYVAAVAPVDLIHCWSLATLGMAMAAAPGVLRVLTLTTEPISREQGQWLRVLSTAGRAPVTILTASSSIKRAWAHAGVEPSLMHVLRPGLDLARLQQGDRTCLRREWDIRSDRTVVVLATAQHDACVDASRIASIQACSALSGLNVCFVVPAGASRRSMARSLVMGGGSPDRLIFDARAALPWEVVAGADLMLHLGDDTQSALVEQPAQRGPEPARRALAAARALLAAPPSARPGQVLGVLPMLWAAAAGKAVIAEAGYAVAEVVENGKTALVVKPGNNGAIVQRLRELIDDPQKNWSLRDTARSEAFSFFSCSRYAENLVMAYEQILSSQPVEIPALPMTGGLAFAGRR